Below is a genomic region from Altererythrobacter sp. Root672.
GCGCACCCGCTGGCTCAACGACACGCTGGGCGGGATCCTGCAGGTGGCGAGCCTGCTCGAGCAGAAGCGGACGGGTGCCATTACGCGCCAGCTGGCCGCCTGGGCCGCGATCCTGGCGGTGCCGACGGCGATCGCCGGCATCTACGGGATGAACTTCAGGTTCATGCCCGAGTTGGAGTGGCGCTACGGCTACTTCCTCATACTGGGGGTGACCGCGCTTACCTGTGCGGGGCTGTTCTATCGCTTCAAGCGGATTGGGTGGCTCTAGGCCGGCAATCGGCTCATCCATTGCTCACGCGATTGTCGCCACATCTCCACCGGTAGGTTTTCGAGAGGGGGCGGCAGCTGTGTCGGCCCAACGTTCACCGCGCCGAGCGCCATTGCCAGGCGTTGCGATGGCACGTTGTTCGGGTCGATGGTGTGGATGACCTCCGTCCAATCGAGCGCATCGAAGGTCCAGCCGATCGCTGCCTGTGCGCTTTCGCGGGCATAGCCTTTCCCCCAGGCGCTCGAGAGCAGCGCCCAGCCAACTTCGGGACCCGGCCATCCCTCTGGTTGCCATGGCCCCACTCGTCCGATCCATTGACCGGTCGCCTTCTCGATGACGCTGAACATTCCGAAGCCTTTGAGCGACCAGGACCCGGCCATGGTCGCCATCGCTCGCCAGGCCGCGGAACGAGTCAGCGGTCCACCGATGAACTTAGCGGCTGCCTCGTCCGCCATCAGGGCCGCCCAGCCATCGAGATCTTCCTCGCGCGGGCGCCGTAGTATCAGGCGGGCCGTTTCCAGGCTGGGTTCCATATGATGCACTCCGATGCAGAAGGGGCTTCAATACAAATACATGGGAAGGTGACAAAGTCCGCTGTCCGCCCCGAGCAGACATTCATGCTACGGCAGTCCTCTGGAGTACCTAACATATGTTAGAGGGGAGTCTGACATGGGCCTAGCTACGGCATTCTCGTCATTCCTTTTGGCCACCGCTGCGCCAGCGAGTCCGGCTTGCCTGCCTGTAGAGGGTTGGGACGAAGTTCTCGCCGACGACCAGGTCCGTTGGATCGTCATCGGCGAAGTTCACGGCTCTAACGAAGTACCGGCCTTGTTCGCGGATGTCGTCTGCCTGACAGCCCAGTCACGACCCGTAGTCGTGGCGGTGGAGCAACCCGCCAGCGACCAGGCGGCGATTGATGCGTTCATCACGTCCGACGGAGGCGCGGAGGCTGAGCATAAATTCCTCAGTGCCGTCATGTGGAACATGCCGATGAAGGATGGGCGGTCGAGCGAGGCCTACTTCCGCCTCTTCGAAACCCTGCGGCAAATGCGTGCGGCGGGTCGGATCAGTTCGGTAATCGCCTTTCAGCCCACTGCGTTCACCGCGCGACCCACGCCTGCTGAATACGAAAAAGCGATGGCGGACTTGGTACGGAGTGCAGCCCAGGGCGGAGCTACCGTGCTTGCCCTGGTGGGCAACGTTCACGCCCAGCGCACCGAGGTTCCGAGGGGAACGCCCTACATGGCCATGGCCGGCAACCTTCCGGCTGAGGCGACCGTCACCTTCAACACCCGTGGCGAAGGCGGCGAGACTTGGGCGTGTATCGGCGATCCTAACGGCGCACCGGGCAAGATCGACTGCGGTGCGCACACCGCAGGACCGGTCTTGGGACGGGCCCGAGAGGTGGAGCTGAGCTCCGATCCGGCAGGACCCTATACCGGAGTGATCTATCTTGGCGCCCCAACCAGCGCGTCACTGCCGAAGGTGGCGGGGCCAAGTCAGCCGAGTGTTGCTACGGCTTTGAACCCATAGCGGTCGGTCTGCAAACGACCCATTGCGGACATTCGCCACCACCGATTGGACCTCCGGACGAATTAGGTGCGCCGGCTTCAAAGTCGCGGCGATTGGATATCTCGCCACCTTCCAGCAGGACGTACGACGGCATGATCATGGGCGAAGTGCGCTGCCCCTAAACGGCTGAGTGCCACATGGGTGTCGATCTTTCGACATGGGTGTCGATTTTTCGCTGCCTCCAAATTTCAGACACTTTTCAGGAAGATTGCAGCGCCTGCCCAAAGCTCCACCGAGCTTTGAGCGCTAAGAATCCTCGTCAGTGACCAGCAGGACACGCGGCGCAAGCTCTGTCCCGCTGGCCGTTGCAGGAGGATCCGTCATGAACCGAACGAAGAAGCTGATCTACGCGACGCTTATCGCTACAATCTGGGTTGCGGGACCAGTTGATGCGCGTGAGAGGTCGATTTCGGCCGACGTCGCCTACGGCGATCTCGACCTGACTACGACCGAGGGTGCCGCGGAGCTCGAACGGCGCGCCAGGATCGCAGTCTTGCGGCTCTGCGGGAATTACGACAGGAACGACGCGCTAGGCGAACGGCCGTTTCGGCGGTGCAAGCGGTCTGCCCGCGTCAATCCGACGGTAGAGGCGCTCGTGACGCAAGCCAGGCTTGACGCAACGACGCGTCGCGACACCAAAGTCGCGGTCAGGTAGCTCAATCGAAACCGCCGGCAGGACCGCGGAGACCGCCTCCGAGCCTCGCGCCGGCCCCAGGATCGCTACGCCGATGTCGCAATCTGTGCTAAGCGAATGTCGGAAGGAGCCTCTCGCTTGGAACAGGTGCGGCTTGGCCGGCTGACCCTGCAGCCCAGACGCCAATTGCTGGCAGACGGTGCACGCGTTCCGGTCGGGCGAAGGGCGCTCGAAGTGCTTTCAGTGCTGGTGGAGGCCAAGGGCGATCTTGTAACCAAGGACGAACTCATTGCCGCCGTTTGGCCCACTGCGGTTGTTGAGGAAAACGCCGTCCAAGCGCAGATAGTCGCTCTGCGCAAGGCGCTGGGCCCCGACGCCGGAATGCTCAAGACCGTTCGCGGCATCGGTTATCAGATCGAATTGCCCGAATGCCAGCCGGATGGCGGCCCGCCATCGCTAATTGTGTTGCCTTTCGTCGACATGAGCGTGGGGCAGGAGCAGGAATACTTCGCCGACGGCATATCCGAAGACATCATCACCGATCTCGGCGGGGTATCAGGGCTAAACGTCATCGCGCGCCACACGGCGTTCTCGCTCAAGGGGCAGGACGTGGGGATAGGCGAGGTCGTGCGGCGTTTCGCGGTTAGCCACGTGCTGGAAGGAAGTGTACGCAAAGCAGGAGACAGGGTCCGCATAACGGCGCAGCTGATTGACGGAGCGAGCGGCCTGCATGTCTGGGCGGAACGCTACGATCGTGATCTCGTCGACATCTTCACGCT
It encodes:
- a CDS encoding GNAT family N-acetyltransferase, producing MEPSLETARLILRRPREEDLDGWAALMADEAAAKFIGGPLTRSAAWRAMATMAGSWSLKGFGMFSVIEKATGQWIGRVGPWQPEGWPGPEVGWALLSSAWGKGYARESAQAAIGWTFDALDWTEVIHTIDPNNVPSQRLAMALGAVNVGPTQLPPPLENLPVEMWRQSREQWMSRLPA
- a CDS encoding UrcA family protein, producing the protein MNRTKKLIYATLIATIWVAGPVDARERSISADVAYGDLDLTTTEGAAELERRARIAVLRLCGNYDRNDALGERPFRRCKRSARVNPTVEALVTQARLDATTRRDTKVAVR